A segment of the Carya illinoinensis cultivar Pawnee chromosome 1, C.illinoinensisPawnee_v1, whole genome shotgun sequence genome:
CctgctttattttttaagattgaGGAACTCCAGAACCCTAATTTTATCGGTTCTAATTCATTACAtcaaattaatttctttgtCAACAATTTCTGCACAGCTGACACCCTTATTTTATCAGTTCTCATTCATTCCAGATGTAGCACGTTGATTTTTGAAGTTATTCTGATTGAGAACAATTTATACAGATgaagggtgagaaagaactgATTGAAAAGCTTTTACAAACTGAAATAAATATATTCCGTTCAATTAGAGATGGGAGTGCACTTATGCAGCATATGGAGGATTTTTATTACATCTCACTGCTAGAGGTATGTTTGAAGTACAATATACTCTATTATACTTTCTTGACCTTCTCTGGTTTTCAGTTTActgatttcttcttcttttcccccTTCAGAATGTGAAGTCGAATTACCAGACTGCCACCATATTGCAATCCAATCAACAAGATAGCTCATCAATCAGCTAGTGCCTAGGAAGCTTGTGATGTCCAGAGGCCCACAGCAAGGTTGTACATATACCTCCCATCAGCTATATAGATATCAAGCACCTGCAATGGAAAATTATACGAATAAGATACTCTTTAACCTGGTCTTCAAATATCAAACCCCCTCTTCCCCCCTTAAACACCATAATCTATTGAAGCGAAGGAAATAATGCTTCAAAGATAgggttttaaataaatattcatccCTGAAGATTTCAATCTATATTTACTGCCCcttaattctttattttattttattttattttatctagttTATTTTTCTGAGAACCTGAAGAGAAGATAAATCATATTGGCAAGTACGGAGCCAGTTTTATGTATGGATGTGAAAAGTACGATCTCTTATGTTGATTATATATGACAGTTATGTGGTTAATCTCCTAAAGGAAATACGTTTTGCATATGTGCCATAGTGCCTGCTTCATTGTCTCGTTTTCCTTCCCCCATGtattgttgaaaagaaaaaatatatatatatttttttaaatgagatgcacttttttataaaagatttacagtttgTAAATCTCAAAAACCCGAAAGAGAAATGACAGGGCTGGGTAATCCGCATGAAGGGGCTTGCAGTGATCCATATGCAATCTACAGCAGACTTGGCCCCACTTTATTCAAGAAACAACAAGAAGACAAAAGCAGCCAAATTTCAGGCTCATCTAATTCTGAATAGAAAAAGCTGAAAAGGCAAATGGAAAAGCTCTATGCTATCAGCAGTACATTGTTGATTACTAGAGAAATAAAAAGGTTTCAAATTGCTCCAAGTGATGTTGAAAGGAAAGCTTGAAAGAATCATTTGTCTGCCAAAGAGAATTCTATTTACCACTCCCGCAGGCAGAGTGGCAGTTGGATCTATGGCTTTCAATCCTGAATATGACACAAGGTGGGGAGGACTCGATCGAggagaaaaaatgaaaacatgATTGAacccaacataaaaaaaattaaaaaagaagaagaagaagaagaagaagaagcctaGAGCAAATCCATTGCAAAAACCTATGACTTCTAAGAATAATCTCTTTTTAAGTTTCGACTTATTAGTTTGTGCTCAATGACTTacaagattttttcaaaaattcttgtAAGAAGAATGACTTAGACAATTCACAAGCTAGTTTTTCCTGAACAAGGTACTTTTGTGCCTGAGcgaaatatttttgaaaatatcacaCTTGCACAGGAAATAATTCATCCtttgaataagaaaattttGGGTGGCAATGTGATCAATTTGATTGGGGTTTCTTACTGGCGGTTCTCAAGGCCTTTGGCTTCTCTAATAATTTTTGTCGATTAGTTGGAGAATGTTTGAAGTCTCCTTAGTTTTATGTGATGATGAATGAGACTTTTAAGGGTTATTTTCAATCATCTCGAGGCTTATGGCAAGGGGACTCCTTTATTCCCTTATTTATTCATTGTGATGGAGGAAGTTTTGATGCAGTtgcttaagaaaaattttgaaggtcaaatttgaagtttttatcATCCAGTTGGGGATTATTTGATCTCTCACTGATTATATGCCGGTGATCTTCTGATTTTTGTTAACAGTGGGAAAAGATCCATCAAAAGACTTGTTGAGACTCTTGCAATTTATGAAAGGTGGTTGAGGCAATTGTTTAGCAAAGAGAAGTCTGCTATATTTCCTTCAAAGTTTCACTTATTCTCATAAACGTGCTTTGTTGAGGCTAACGGGTTTTAAGGAAGGTAAATTTACAGTTACTTGGGTGCGCCACTTGTTTCGGGGAGAATGATGTCTCGAATTATTGAGCCTCTTGtggaaaaagtaaggaaaaagGTAGTAGGGTAGAAGTTTAAATTACTTTCACAAGGGGGAAGGTTGATTTTATTGAGATGTGTCCTATCAAATATGCCTATACATATTCTTTTGGTGCTAAATGTTCCGCTGATTACCATCTCTCGGATAAATTCTATCTTGGCTAATTTTTTCTGGGGGGAGGCATATGTGGTAGAAGGAAGATGAAATTGCGATCTTGGTCAAAATTGTTTAAGCCTACGGCAGAGCGTGGTTTGGATTTGAGAGATTTTAAAGAGGTTCAACACTTACTTCATATGAAGTTTGCATACCGTCTTATGTCTACTAAGAATTTGTGGACTGATTTTTTCCgtgcaaaatatttaaaagatggACACATTGCATTAGCTACTGCGGGCTCTTCGGGTTCTCATTTCTGGAGGTCCATCATCTCAACTTTACCTGAGGTCACTGataatgttaaaagttttgatgCGAGGAGGCAACGCATATTTTTGGTATGATAGGTGGCTTGCTTCGAGTCCCCTTTCTGTGCGAGTGGAGGAAATTTCCAATCCCAAGCTTCAGATTAATGATTGTTGGACTGATCAGTCTTGGGACGTTGGACGTTTGACGAAACTTGTTGGTGAGGAGGCAACTACGGAGATTTTACATAATACTCGTGCTGGTAAAACAGGTCCAGATGTGTTTGTATAGAAGCCATCAAGAGATGGTAATTTTTCGACAAGGAAGTTCATGGGAGGTGGTTCGACTAAAAGGTGAATTACTGCAATGGAAGGAGTGGATTTGGCATAGGCTTTTACCTAAACGAGTTTCCATCTGCATATAGAAAGCGTGATTTAAATGTATTGCGGTGGATGAGAGGGTGCAGTCTAGGGGCATGTCTTTAGCCTGTTCTTGTGATTGCTGCATACGGAAAGCTTCGGAAACACTTGATCATGTGTTAAGCTCGGGTGAAGTGGCCACACAGGTATGGGAACGAGCGAGTGTTGTGTTGGGGGTCCCTTGTATGCGACAGACGTTGTGGAAGGCAAGGGTATCGGCGTGCAAAAAAGGTGTCTATCAAAGGTACTCTAATAGGTTCAATACAATGTTTGATTACATGGAAACTATGGATGAGAAGATGCAAGGCTAGAATGGAAGGGGTGCAAGAAACGGCAGATCGAGTGTTGTGGTCAGTGAAATGCTGGCTTCAATTTCTGGCTGGAGAGATTAATTCCTCTGGATCTTTATCCATGCAGGAGTTGCAGATTTTGAAGGAGCTGCAGCTCGTCCGTCCAAGTGTGTGCGAAGGCAAAAATTAGTGGCCTGGACGAAACCTCCTGTGGGTTGGATGAAATTGAATTGTGATGGAAGTTGTCGTGGCAACCCAGGGAGTTCTGGGGGGAGGGGGAGTGATAAGGGATGAGGCTTGGCACCATGCAGGAGGCTTTCTCAAGTCATTTTGATCTCAATACTAATACTAGGGCTGATCCCAGGGTTATTACAGAGGGGATTCATTTGTGCAAAAGGCTTAACTGTTTTAATGTGATTATTGAAAGTGATTCCAGGGTGGTAATGGATTGGCTTATAGAGGGTAGATGCACATTTTGGTAAATATGGGACTTTTGGGAAGAATTAATGTTTGCAATTGAGGGGATTAATTTCTTGGTGGTTCACCAATATCGCAAAGGTAACCAAGTAGCTGATTTTCTAGCACGATAAGATGAGATGGGGAGGAACATTAGCCATGAAGGAAACCAAAATTTACCAAGACTCTTGAAAGGAATTACTCGGCTAGATAAATTGGATCTTCCCAGCCTCGGGATTTAATTTGTCTTTATTTTGGCTTTGTAAaggttgttttgtggttttggtATTGGTTGATTTGTTGATGTAAGTTTGGTTTTGATGACAATAAACTGGGGGGGCATTTCCCCtggttgaaaaacaaaaaaagcgcTCTCCAATTGGAGCAGCAAACAATAGAAATCCACCATCACCACATAATACTTAAATTCGAACTGCAAACAGCAGAGGATTATGCATATCAATTATCTTGGAAGCATAAAAAACAAGGATCAAATGTATAAATTCAAGGAATTTTATAAGATGACATATTGAATGCTTTAAAATCGGAAATAAATATAGTCTTGAGAGTCCTCTTCAGCTCAATAGCTTATTGTGAACGAAAGGGTATAAGTTTCTCCGAATTTACAGAAACCTTACAAACATCAAAGTGCGGCTAAAAGAAGAGGTGTTTCTCATCAACTTAACAGAGATTGATTCTGAGAATTAGAAAACCATCTGAAACCCTAAAACCACAAAAATACCATAATCGGAGACcataaagaaagagaagaagagacaaAACATTTACCATAGTCGAAACTGCGTCTCTTCATATGTATTCAATTTAACCATACAATAAAATATCCAACCACACACAACGTTCCCGACACGCCCTTTCCTTGATTAACACAGGAGCAGTCTAACACAGACAAACCCTAAAAATAAGCATCATACATGGTGATAATAATTGTAAAGATGGTGGTCAATTAATGTCGGAGTCGTCGAAGTCGTCTTCAAAGGCGTTGAAGAAGTCGGCGTCGGCGAGCTTGTTGTCAATGGAGATGACGCCTTCGCCGAAGATCTCGAGCGGGTCCACGTCGTCCACGTCCATCGCCACCGTAGACGGCTGGTCGTCCATTTCTGCGAAGAAGTCCATCGGCATCGGCCTCATCACAAAAGCGAGCTGCTCCTCTATCGGTCCGGTGGATTCGAGAAATTGCAAATTTGCAGTGCAAAGCAACGGGCTATATACATATGAGGAGTATTTATAAGACGCCGTCGTTTTTATTCGAACCGTCGTTGGCCTTTTCTCGAAGATTGACGGAAGTAAAGTCGCAAATTTTATATTAGGACATTCTACTTTCTAGAGCCACCGTTGGGAGCTCTCGTTGGGGGCTTCCGCTcggcttatatttttttatattaatttttaatattttaaaaataataaaaaaatttataataatattaaataaatttttcttaattattaaaaaataaaattgagagtGATAGGTCTCAACGGGattcttaattttattctttatataaaacCAAGTAATCTTATAtgctatatttttattttattttaataataaaaattatttaatagtgataaatatatcacatcttatataatttatttatcactattaaataatttttattattaaaataaaataatagtataatatatagaatttttcaatcaaattatgttaacttataaaaaataatataatcataaaatatgtaaatgtcatatatttttttaaaaatataataagtataagatttatatgaaaaaataatttttaataatagatcataCTCTCTTAAATAATTCATAAgtatatctattattactcatttataaatttatttagaattaaaaaatttatggtTCTCGAGTACTAGTATTAAAAAGCAAGCACAAAAAATTTTGGGATATtacaaaaaggaaaattctatagaATTGCACCATCATGGTAAAATCGGAATTTCATTTATCTTTGGAGGGGAAAGTTGTTTGGAAGGTGAAATTATGGACTTCTTATCTTATGGTATTTTGGGTGTTAAGATATTTACAAaatgacacaaaaataaaacctaGCTAAAGGGTGGTAAGATATTTAGGTGGGATTGATTATtaaacaattaatttttttaatgtgaattttatatttatttatttatatttattattttttaattaagatattattattattattattatatttttgggtTGGGGGATGGAATATCAAGTAAATAGTGGAAACTCCAAAGAAAATGGAAATCAAAGTTGAatggaggagaagaaagtgaaggacGTGGCGAAATGGAAGCCCACCTTCTCACACAGCAACCCTGCTCCCTCTTCACTCGCCCTGCATCTCCTCGTCGCAATCCCAAGCTACCCGTTACCCCGAATCTATCCTCGCATTCTCGCCGCTCCTGTTCTACCAAGTACCGCCCCTGGGACTCCAACGCCGAACCCGTTCGCTCCTCCTGGAGATTCGGCTTCCAGGACGCCGAAGACGAAGAGGATGACAAAGACCAAGCTTCTGAATTTGGCCTCGGAGGAAGCAGAACGAAGAAGAATAGTAATAGGAAGAGGAGGTGGTGGAACGACGACTATTCTTCGTCGCCGGAGATGGAGGAAGAGTCTGGTGGGATCTTCGAGGAAGCCATTGACAGCCTCTGGATTTTAAAGGTGCAATtgttgtagtatatatatatatatttaaaaaataaataaatgataagcTGATTCTTGCCTTTTGTTATTTTGAGAGAATGAATGGTTGAATTTCGCGTGAGCTTTCATTTTttgccttttgttttgttttctcctTTTCTATGTATGTAGTAAATAGCTTCTCCTTCATTCTCTCAATGCATAAATACCCTTTTCGGGGCCGAAAGCATATATTTCTATGTGAAATTAAATCACACATATTTATGAAGTTGCTAGTGCAGTTGATATATCCCTATAACAAGATTGGGCTGCTGAAATGCTctagatatagatatagatatatgtgTCTGTATATATGTTTGTTAAAATTCGTGTGTTTGATGTCCTGTGCAATTATTCTACGTTAGTCAATACTGCTCACAATTTGTTAAAGTAGAACATGTTTTCTACATTAAGGGCTTTACAAATTGGCAGAAGGAATTTGGAAACTCTTCCAATGAAGTGAAGATTTACTGAACAATGTGATATGATTATTAGGTATTAAATAGTTAACtagttattcaaatttttttgtggcTTCATGAACAGTTTTTATCGATTCTGTTGAAAAACCCTGCATTTTTTCACCTACACGAGAGATCAGCTGGAATGGTCGAGATATAGGGGATGTTTGCATTAATGGTGGCATTGATTGCCTTTGATAACACTGGCTTAGGAACACCTTAATGTCAAAAATGTTAGTTGGAAATGTCCAACTCAGACGTGCACTGTACAATGGTATTTtctgagaaatatttttttctttgagacaGTAGTCTTTAGCAGTTCGTTTCTGCATCAGAAATGACTTTTTTCAAGGTCTAAAACCTCCAAACACATTTACTTTTTTGTCAGCGCAGGTATTCAGTTCCTATGGTTGGGCTCTCCCCTTCATTATTGCGTCTTTGCTGCTATCTACAGGCCCAAAAGCTTTTCTTATGGCATTAGCACTTCCCGTTGGCCAGTCAGCTCTGTCTCTGGTGTTTGATAAGTTGTGGGGAAAAACACGAAACAGGCCGAAACGCAAGTCCAGGATGAGGAGGAAACCACCTGCCAGCACGGCAAGTAATGTTGAAAGGGAGGCAGAAGATCAAGACGAAAGCCAGGACACCAGACAGGGGAAGGTGGGATATCAATCATGGGTTGCTGGCAATAATGGTCCAGTCTATGATGGTGGCCGAGAGGCACCAAAGTTTGGTGGTTGGGATGATCTAGATAGATCTCGATTCACACGAAGAGCATCTCAAGCGACTTCTAGGTCACGGAATACACCAACCGAGAGGGGAAAACTGAGTCgcagagaaagaaaaagtgacACACCTCTGCTATTGAGATTGCTGATTGCTGTTTTTCCATTTTTAGGTTCTTGGACTAAGATGCTATAGTGAGTACTGATTCCCTGCCAAGGAAGCTCAAACTTGGAGCGTGGATTTGATTGGTCTTGCCCTTCTTACTTGACCACATCTGCTTCCAAGTTGAATCGGGTTAAGCCAAGGAGGAGGACGCAAAATCATAGGATTTAATTGGCATGCTTGAGATCCTAATGATGGTTTATAACATGCTCGACCCAATTTCTTTGTTCGTCTGAAATGACGAGGCTTTCCCAAATAGaggtttttttatatttttgtttcatttcccATGTCATTGTGTATAGTCCAAAATCGACAGTAGAATAAAGGATTAGAGCTGCTTAGAAGCACTTGATATATTGTGAGGGTTTTtttacactctctctctctctctcagaattAAATCCAGCGTTATTAGAAATTTCCTTTAACAGAGAGTTCCTTTTACAGCATACAATCTCAGCTACTTCATGTTCACCTGCAATGTCTCCCCATCGGAACGTCTTTcaccttttactttttttattttctttttttggtggtGCAGAAGCTATTTGTAATAGGAGTATGCAACAAATACACCGTTTAAATAATTGCTTATGTATATTATGTTAGGTTTATATTTGCTGCCTTGGACTGCAACTTTACTCAAGGCAATTCAGACTCCATCGCCATGCCGCCTCCTTCAAAAtccacccaaaaaataaaaattgaagttCAATCACCGAATCATGTACTTGTAGCATCATGCCAAGAATGAGCTTGCGTTACATGGCAATCATTAGGTATGAAGGTATGAATATGTTAGATGACTGTGACTCCATCGATGAAATAGCATCTCTCTCCAAAAAAGCATATTTTTTCTAATcgcataagaaaaatattttgttgcGATTGATTAAGATATTGAGAAATTATCCATACATAAAATCATAACTATTGACAATCTTTTCGATGTAAAAAGAGAATCTTTTGTTACAATCGAAGGAAAAACAATTTACTTAATAGTGACCGAttccataaaaaagaaaatggaggcATGTGAGTTTCTAGAGGTAAGTAGTCATGGGAATAGACATTCTCATTTCTCATTTCtcattgttttcctttgatGACATAAAGATGACTCAAATTAAAGAATGATTTTCccttgttattttttcttttttattcttttttgcaTCTCCTGTTCAAAGCGGATGTTTCAATGTGAATTTACACTTGATAATTGAATGAACCCCCCAAAACCATGTTAAGACTACATTTCAAATTAAGAAATTCTGTTTTTCCTCGAAGCAATGTTAATATCCACTATTTTCTGTCATCTCGCAAATAGCTGGGTTCTGTTAACATAGCAAGCAGTTGCAGGGTCCTGGAGGCAGCTACAAAAACCCTCCACGTCATTGGGAAATGATGTGGGTAAAGGATGGTCAGGAATTACGCCAACCTGTATAGAGACAAGGTGAAGGAACagtagataatatatataacatacacacacgcgagagagagagagagagagagagagaccttatCAATATCCGTGTGAGCAGGTGTCTCATAACGAGCAACTGTAACAGCCAAGCCAGACCCATCAGATAGCTGGAAAACCGACTGGATCTTGCTGCAGATCGAGACAGGCAGCTCATGTCAGGAATGTGTATTCTACATCATGAATTGTGTCTCAAGTAAAAACCATTACCCTTTCCCATATGTGGGTTCTCCAAACAACACAGCCCGTTTATTGTCTTTCAATGCACCAGCTAAAATTTCGCTTGCACTGGCAGTTCCTTTGTTCACCTAATGGAAGCTCCATAATGGGCATTGTCAGCAATTTTTCTTACATCCTTAAAGAATGAAGTTCCACTCCATATGCCCAAACACACAAACAATAACGAGGGAAATTGGGCATGGACTAGAACAAATCCAGATATTAACTCCACTCATGAAAAcgtataactaaatttttttttaactagcATGTTATGGAAACCAATTGTTGGATGGGTTCGATCTAAGATAAGACACAAT
Coding sequences within it:
- the LOC122276184 gene encoding small acidic protein 1, whose translation is MRPMPMDFFAEMDDQPSTVAMDVDDVDPLEIFGEGVISIDNKLADADFFNAFEDDFDDSDIN
- the LOC122276192 gene encoding uncharacterized protein LOC122276192, with the protein product MEAHLLTQQPCSLFTRPASPRRNPKLPVTPNLSSHSRRSCSTKYRPWDSNAEPVRSSWRFGFQDAEDEEDDKDQASEFGLGGSRTKKNSNRKRRWWNDDYSSSPEMEEESGGIFEEAIDSLWILKVFSSYGWALPFIIASLLLSTGPKAFLMALALPVGQSALSLVFDKLWGKTRNRPKRKSRMRRKPPASTASNVEREAEDQDESQDTRQGKVGYQSWVAGNNGPVYDGGREAPKFGGWDDLDRSRFTRRASQATSRSRNTPTERGKLSRRERKSDTPLLLRLLIAVFPFLGSWTKML